One window from the genome of Bacillus sp. SM2101 encodes:
- a CDS encoding acyl-CoA carboxylase subunit beta has product MREDYELYLREKERILKGGKEKYHQYNANKGKMFVRSRLSKLFDEGSIVEDGLFANAEEPELPADACITGIGKINGRTVCFLAADSTVKAGSWGPKSVEKNIRIQEKAMELQVPMLYLIDSAGARITEQLDVFPGKRQGGKVFYNQIQMSGSVPQICILFGPSPAGAAYVPAFSDLVIMVDQNASAYLGSPRMVEMAIGEKTTMDEMGGAKMHCSVSGLGDVLVQSEDEAIETCKQYLTFMPQNWQEVPEEGVSKEPVKGRKIEEIIPQNENVPFDMYELINQVIDEDSWFEYKKLFAPELITGFCRIGGKVTGLVANQPKVKGGTLFVDSPDKAARFIKICNAYSIPLLFLSDVPGYMIGSKVERSGIIRHGAKMISALSEATVSKICVVVRKCYGAGLYAMAGPAFGTDAVLALPSGSIAVMGPQAAVNAVYLNKILELPEEERQAFVQAKREEYAENINIHKLASELIIDDLIGFEELRSAVIRRFALYKTKKVHVPEKRNAIHPV; this is encoded by the coding sequence ATGAGAGAAGATTATGAGCTATATTTGAGAGAAAAAGAAAGAATTTTAAAAGGTGGGAAAGAAAAATATCATCAGTATAACGCAAATAAAGGCAAAATGTTCGTTCGAAGTAGGTTATCGAAGCTATTTGACGAGGGGTCAATCGTTGAGGACGGATTATTTGCCAATGCGGAGGAACCTGAATTACCTGCTGACGCTTGTATTACTGGTATAGGTAAGATTAACGGGAGAACGGTATGTTTTTTGGCTGCCGATTCAACAGTAAAAGCAGGGTCATGGGGACCAAAATCAGTCGAGAAGAATATACGAATTCAAGAAAAAGCGATGGAACTACAAGTGCCAATGTTATACCTTATTGATTCAGCAGGAGCTAGAATAACTGAGCAATTGGACGTTTTTCCTGGGAAAAGACAAGGTGGAAAGGTTTTTTATAACCAAATCCAAATGTCTGGATCCGTACCGCAAATATGTATTTTATTTGGACCGTCACCAGCTGGTGCTGCCTATGTACCTGCTTTTTCTGATTTGGTTATTATGGTAGATCAAAATGCTTCAGCATATTTGGGATCTCCAAGGATGGTTGAAATGGCGATCGGTGAGAAAACGACGATGGATGAAATGGGTGGTGCGAAAATGCATTGCTCAGTGAGTGGACTTGGTGATGTTCTCGTTCAATCTGAAGATGAAGCGATCGAAACATGTAAGCAGTACTTAACATTTATGCCACAAAATTGGCAAGAAGTGCCGGAGGAGGGCGTAAGTAAAGAACCAGTAAAAGGAAGAAAAATAGAAGAAATTATTCCTCAAAATGAAAACGTTCCTTTCGATATGTATGAACTGATTAATCAAGTAATTGACGAAGATAGCTGGTTTGAATATAAGAAGTTATTTGCACCAGAGCTCATAACTGGTTTTTGTAGGATTGGTGGAAAAGTAACTGGGTTAGTTGCAAACCAACCAAAGGTAAAAGGTGGCACCTTATTTGTAGATTCGCCAGACAAAGCAGCACGCTTTATAAAAATTTGTAATGCCTATAGTATTCCTCTGTTGTTTTTATCAGATGTTCCAGGCTATATGATTGGATCAAAAGTGGAAAGAAGCGGAATCATTAGGCATGGTGCAAAAATGATTTCTGCATTATCAGAAGCAACAGTTTCAAAAATTTGTGTCGTTGTAAGAAAGTGTTACGGTGCTGGATTATATGCGATGGCTGGACCTGCGTTTGGAACAGATGCAGTGTTAGCCCTGCCGAGTGGATCAATAGCTGTAATGGGACCGCAGGCAGCTGTAAATGCAGTATATTTAAATAAAATACTCGAGCTTCCTGAAGAAGAACGCCAGGCTTTTGTTCAAGCTAAGCGAGAGGAATATGCAGAGAATATTAATATCCATAAGCTAGCTTCAGAGTTAATTATAGATGATTTAATCGGCTTTGAAGAGTTAAGATCGGCAGTTATTCGCAGGTTTGCATTATATAAAACGAAAAAAGTACATGTGCCCGAAAAGAGAAACGCGATTCATCCAGTATAG
- a CDS encoding acetyl-CoA carboxylase biotin carboxyl carrier protein subunit yields MNYEAPISGNVWKVLVKDGDHVQIGDVLIIMESMKMEIPIEATAEGTVKKVIASETDFVQESDIVIEMED; encoded by the coding sequence GTGAATTATGAAGCTCCTATAAGTGGGAATGTTTGGAAGGTTTTAGTGAAGGATGGCGATCATGTCCAAATTGGTGATGTTCTTATCATAATGGAATCTATGAAGATGGAAATTCCAATCGAAGCAACAGCTGAAGGGACAGTAAAAAAAGTAATAGCTAGTGAAACAGATTTTGTACAAGAAAGTGATATTGTTATAGAAATGGAAGACTAG
- a CDS encoding enoyl-CoA hydratase-related protein, translating into MEFQTILYEVKEHIATITLNLPEVRNPLTEKLVTELIQAIKLADSDEQVQAMILTGRGKSFSAGGNLNEFKRTSEKDVPTLYFEGKSSTELFKLGATVQTPMIAAVNGAALGGGTGLVAMCHIAIASTSAKLGLTELKLGIVPFVILPWVRRAVGNRKVMEMMLKAEVLTAEEACKYHLVHQVVEPERLDEEVWNTAKIIASHSPLAVKLALDSYFTTEQMDFMKSFDYLSNLRLVSFKSEDLKEGASAFLEKRVPDWKGV; encoded by the coding sequence GTGGAATTCCAAACAATTTTATACGAAGTGAAAGAGCATATCGCAACGATTACTCTTAATCTACCTGAAGTGAGAAATCCATTAACAGAGAAGTTAGTTACAGAGCTTATCCAAGCGATAAAGCTAGCTGACTCAGATGAACAAGTTCAAGCCATGATTTTAACAGGGCGTGGAAAATCCTTCTCAGCAGGTGGAAATCTGAATGAATTTAAGCGGACTTCTGAAAAGGATGTTCCTACATTATATTTTGAAGGAAAAAGTAGTACAGAGTTATTTAAACTAGGTGCAACGGTACAAACACCGATGATTGCTGCTGTGAACGGTGCGGCACTTGGTGGTGGAACAGGTCTAGTTGCAATGTGCCATATAGCTATTGCATCCACTAGTGCAAAATTAGGCTTAACAGAGCTGAAGCTAGGTATTGTTCCATTTGTCATTTTGCCATGGGTAAGAAGAGCAGTAGGAAACCGTAAAGTAATGGAAATGATGCTTAAGGCAGAAGTGTTAACCGCTGAAGAAGCATGTAAATATCATTTAGTTCATCAAGTTGTGGAACCAGAGAGATTAGATGAAGAAGTCTGGAATACTGCAAAAATAATAGCATCTCATAGTCCACTTGCTGTAAAGCTAGCACTAGATTCATATTTTACGACTGAACAGATGGATTTTATGAAATCCTTTGATTATTTATCAAACTTAAGGCTTGTATCTTTTAAGAGTGAGGACCTAAAAGAGGGTGCTTCAGCATTTTTAGAGAAACGAGTGCCCGATTGGAAAGGGGTATAA
- the glp gene encoding gephyrin-like molybdotransferase Glp: MVEKRQLTPVLEAVSKVMTHAKHGEIEEVSIDDCYGRFLAETIVADHDVPHFDRSAFDGFAIRAVDSIHANQHNLIEFEVVEEIGAGQVASETLTEGQAIRIMTGARMPSTADAIVMLELTKQYERDGKKYMSIKRPFKEGDNVSFKGEDTKKGTVLVEKGHVINPGIKALLATFGYSTVKVGKKPKVGVFATGSELLDVDMPLEPGKIRNSNSYMICDQIERCGGEAVYLGKLMDDFQSCYEAMKNALQHVDILITTGGVSIGDFDYIQEIYNKLGAELLFNKISMRPGSVTSVAQLNGQLLFGLSGNPSACYVGFELYARPIIRSLLFSARPHLQKIQATLNEDFPKANPFTRFVRSKLSYHEGKVFVAPSGLDKSNVVVSLASTNALMMLPGGTRGFQKGMLVDVLLLEDQEGCQWPW, encoded by the coding sequence ATGGTGGAAAAAAGACAATTAACACCAGTATTAGAAGCTGTTAGTAAGGTTATGACACATGCTAAGCATGGTGAAATAGAAGAAGTATCAATAGATGATTGCTATGGTCGTTTTCTTGCAGAAACGATTGTTGCAGATCACGATGTACCACATTTTGATCGCTCTGCTTTTGATGGCTTTGCGATACGAGCAGTAGATTCCATACATGCGAATCAACATAATCTTATTGAATTTGAAGTGGTTGAAGAAATAGGTGCTGGGCAGGTAGCATCAGAGACATTAACAGAAGGTCAAGCGATACGAATTATGACCGGAGCACGAATGCCTTCGACTGCAGACGCGATTGTAATGCTCGAATTAACTAAGCAATACGAACGTGATGGAAAAAAGTATATGTCTATAAAGCGACCTTTTAAAGAAGGTGATAACGTTTCTTTTAAAGGTGAAGACACAAAAAAAGGTACTGTATTAGTTGAAAAAGGACATGTTATAAATCCAGGTATAAAAGCGTTATTAGCTACATTTGGTTATAGTACTGTAAAAGTAGGAAAAAAACCAAAAGTAGGTGTGTTTGCAACAGGGTCAGAACTACTTGATGTAGATATGCCTCTAGAGCCAGGAAAAATAAGAAATAGTAATTCCTACATGATCTGCGATCAAATAGAACGTTGTGGTGGAGAGGCCGTTTATCTTGGAAAGCTCATGGATGATTTTCAATCATGTTACGAGGCGATGAAAAATGCACTTCAACATGTTGATATTCTTATTACCACAGGCGGTGTTTCTATAGGAGACTTTGATTACATACAAGAAATTTATAACAAGCTAGGAGCTGAACTCCTTTTCAACAAAATTTCAATGCGACCAGGCAGTGTGACTTCAGTTGCACAGTTAAATGGTCAGCTATTATTTGGCTTATCTGGGAATCCATCAGCCTGTTATGTTGGTTTTGAACTATATGCTCGTCCAATCATAAGGAGCCTATTATTTTCAGCACGTCCACACCTTCAAAAAATTCAAGCTACGCTTAATGAAGACTTCCCTAAAGCTAATCCTTTCACGAGATTTGTAAGGAGTAAGCTGTCATACCATGAAGGAAAAGTTTTTGTAGCACCGAGTGGTTTAGATAAATCAAATGTAGTTGTTTCTTTAGCTTCTACGAATGCGTTAATGATGTTACCAGGTGGCACTAGAGGATTTCAAAAAGGAATGCTGGTAGACGTGTTGTTACTTGAAGATCAAGAAGGTTGTCAATGGCCGTGGTGA
- a CDS encoding acyclic terpene utilization AtuA family protein — MKSIRIGAAQGFYGDTIEPAIATAKHGNVDYLCFDCLAELTMAILLKDQQKDPHLGYARDITLSMKALLPYVKKQGMKILTNAGGLNPLRAQQEVIQIARQNGFENIKVAVVTGDHIYEDLEDLIEQGVSLDHFETNESFRTVKDKVLFANAYLGAQPIVEALKEGADIVITGRTTDTAQFLAPLIYEYNWGDQEWDKLASGVFMGHLLECSAQSTGGNYSGEWHEVAQMDEIGYPIAECQENGEFIVSKVKERGGLITPNTLKEQMLYEIHDPSAYITPDVVVDLMNVKLEQVAENEVLVTGVKGKAKPAELKVVMGFDNGYMGQVITGFAWPNALEKAKKADEIIRLQAERSKLQFDEIKTEFIGYNALHGPLATEVSTDSNEIFLRMAIRTKSKRDAISFSRLFPPLALNGPPSMGAYIGNIPPRKLFGMWATLIPRHLVEAKISVTVQEV, encoded by the coding sequence GTGAAGTCAATTCGAATAGGCGCTGCTCAAGGATTTTATGGGGATACAATTGAACCAGCAATTGCAACAGCAAAGCACGGTAATGTCGATTATTTATGCTTTGACTGCCTAGCAGAATTAACGATGGCAATATTATTAAAGGACCAACAAAAAGATCCTCATCTAGGATATGCAAGGGATATAACTTTATCAATGAAAGCACTGTTACCATATGTGAAGAAACAAGGAATGAAGATCCTTACAAACGCGGGAGGTTTGAATCCACTAAGAGCTCAACAAGAAGTCATTCAAATTGCAAGGCAAAATGGGTTTGAAAACATAAAGGTTGCTGTCGTCACTGGAGATCATATTTATGAAGATTTAGAGGATTTAATAGAACAAGGGGTTTCTCTTGATCATTTTGAGACGAATGAGTCCTTTCGTACAGTAAAAGATAAAGTATTGTTTGCAAATGCTTATCTCGGCGCACAGCCCATCGTAGAAGCATTGAAAGAAGGAGCAGATATTGTAATCACTGGACGGACGACAGATACCGCGCAATTTTTAGCACCCTTAATATATGAATATAATTGGGGAGATCAGGAGTGGGATAAGCTTGCAAGTGGTGTGTTTATGGGCCATTTACTAGAGTGTTCTGCGCAATCAACTGGGGGAAATTATAGCGGTGAATGGCATGAAGTTGCTCAAATGGACGAAATAGGTTATCCGATTGCTGAATGTCAAGAAAATGGAGAGTTTATCGTCAGTAAGGTAAAGGAGCGCGGCGGTCTTATTACACCAAATACTTTGAAAGAACAAATGCTGTATGAAATCCATGATCCATCAGCATATATTACGCCTGATGTTGTTGTTGATTTAATGAATGTGAAGCTCGAACAAGTTGCTGAAAATGAGGTTTTAGTCACAGGTGTGAAAGGCAAAGCTAAACCAGCTGAATTAAAAGTCGTTATGGGGTTTGACAATGGCTATATGGGGCAAGTAATAACTGGCTTTGCTTGGCCAAATGCATTGGAAAAAGCGAAAAAAGCAGATGAAATTATTCGCCTTCAAGCAGAGAGGAGCAAACTTCAATTTGATGAGATCAAAACTGAATTCATCGGTTACAACGCGCTACACGGTCCTTTGGCAACAGAAGTGAGTACCGATTCAAATGAGATTTTTCTTAGAATGGCCATTCGTACAAAATCTAAAAGAGACGCCATTTCTTTTTCAAGGCTATTTCCACCACTTGCTTTAAATGGCCCACCGAGTATGGGGGCGTATATAGGAAACATCCCACCTAGAAAGCTATTTGGTATGTGGGCAACGCTTATACCTCGACACCTTGTAGAGGCTAAGATTTCTGTTACGGTTCAGGAGGTGTAA
- the mobB gene encoding molybdopterin-guanine dinucleotide biosynthesis protein B codes for MAVVNTPVILQIVGYQNSGKTTLVERFVHESVKQSLKVGTIKHHGHGGKPKANDVGKDTYRHRQAGAVITGVEGEGTVHIHIENVETSLKQLLHMYNPFGLDIIFVEGYKQAQFPKIVLLRSVEDIHLCNELTNVLAIIKWFDHHQFDEIPYKVFNIGEHEKYIPTILQNVRRRHGQ; via the coding sequence ATGGCCGTGGTGAATACACCAGTAATTTTACAAATAGTAGGGTATCAAAATAGTGGGAAAACCACTTTAGTTGAACGCTTTGTGCATGAATCAGTCAAACAAAGTTTAAAGGTTGGCACAATTAAACATCACGGACACGGTGGCAAACCAAAGGCAAATGATGTAGGGAAAGACACATATCGTCACCGGCAAGCTGGTGCAGTCATAACTGGGGTTGAGGGGGAAGGGACTGTTCACATTCATATTGAAAATGTCGAAACTTCCTTGAAGCAATTACTACACATGTATAATCCATTTGGCCTAGACATCATTTTTGTAGAGGGTTATAAACAAGCACAATTTCCGAAAATTGTTTTGTTACGGTCTGTAGAAGATATCCATTTATGTAACGAATTAACGAACGTGTTAGCTATTATAAAATGGTTCGATCATCATCAATTTGATGAGATTCCATATAAAGTGTTCAATATTGGTGAGCATGAAAAATATATTCCGACGATTTTACAAAATGTGAGGAGACGACATGGACAATAA
- the moaD gene encoding molybdopterin converting factor subunit 1, protein MIKVLLFAHLQDEVGKETITIDKAPLTIAELKVLLSDQFELQNVEQLMFAINEEYAQVNDVIQAGDIVALIPPVSGG, encoded by the coding sequence ATGATTAAAGTTTTACTTTTTGCACATTTGCAGGATGAGGTAGGTAAAGAAACGATAACGATAGATAAGGCACCTCTAACAATTGCTGAATTAAAAGTATTGCTATCAGACCAATTTGAACTACAAAATGTAGAACAATTAATGTTTGCTATAAATGAAGAGTATGCACAAGTGAATGATGTCATCCAAGCAGGGGATATTGTTGCACTTATTCCACCTGTAAGCGGAGGGTGA
- the feoB gene encoding ferrous iron transport protein B, with amino-acid sequence MILSSQIALFGNPNTGKTSLFNNLTGSYEYVGNWSGVTVEKKIGILRDKQGQLIDLPGVYSLNPLSKDEEVVTNFMLTASFEKIVNIVDASQLKRNLHLTVQLLEFEKPIIIGLNMVDVAKKRGLIINAEKLADNLDVIVAPIIARTGMGCEELTANLALLNESNERIFTLNYGSILEEAIQQIEEILPDKLSISKRWLAIQYLEGNKQVESYVRQFLEPNILEQIKHQTEQMISKVTESGTIRQFIYHIRDQFIGGLIVNVMEVSETKERTTTELIDNIVTNKYFGLPLFLLFMYIIFMLTFDWLGSPLADLLDGFISGPISSLLANGLEVIGASEFIQSLVLDGIVAGVGGVLVFVPQIFILFLLISFLEDSGYLARVAVVMDRLMEAIGLNGKAFIPMIIGFGCNVPGVMAARTIEQPKERLLTILLTPLMSCSARLPVYALFAGAFFIKHQAVIVFSLYVLGIVVAMVLAKLFSSIFFKGEKSLFVMELPPYRIPQLLTLSRSTWEKGKGFLKKAGTIIFAGSVFIWLLTYFGPSGVAEQMDNSFLALIGGYIAPLFAPLGFGTWQAAASLMTGFFAKEVVVSTMNIIYYAPNTDSLQGMLSQYYTPISAISFMSFVLLYVPCLATVATIKKESNSTKWTLFSVGYALVIAYVISLLIYQVGKMFL; translated from the coding sequence ATGATATTGTCCTCACAAATTGCACTATTCGGGAATCCTAATACGGGGAAAACATCGCTGTTTAATAATTTGACTGGATCATATGAATACGTTGGCAACTGGAGTGGGGTGACCGTTGAGAAAAAAATTGGTATCTTAAGAGATAAACAAGGCCAGCTCATTGATCTCCCAGGAGTGTATTCATTAAATCCACTTTCAAAGGATGAAGAAGTTGTCACAAATTTTATGCTGACAGCATCATTTGAAAAAATTGTTAATATTGTTGATGCTTCTCAATTAAAGCGGAATTTACACTTAACAGTGCAGTTGTTAGAGTTTGAGAAACCTATCATTATCGGTTTAAATATGGTTGATGTTGCAAAAAAAAGAGGCTTGATAATCAATGCTGAAAAATTAGCTGATAACCTTGATGTCATAGTAGCTCCTATTATTGCTAGAACTGGAATGGGCTGTGAAGAACTTACAGCTAATCTTGCGTTACTAAATGAATCTAATGAACGAATATTTACATTAAATTATGGCTCTATTTTAGAAGAAGCAATTCAGCAAATTGAAGAAATACTACCCGACAAGTTATCCATATCAAAACGGTGGTTAGCTATACAATATTTGGAAGGTAATAAACAAGTAGAATCCTATGTTAGACAATTTTTAGAACCAAATATACTTGAGCAAATAAAGCACCAAACGGAACAGATGATATCAAAAGTTACAGAAAGTGGAACAATACGTCAATTCATCTATCATATACGTGATCAGTTTATCGGTGGCTTAATAGTAAACGTAATGGAAGTGTCAGAGACAAAGGAAAGAACTACAACGGAATTAATTGATAATATAGTCACCAATAAATACTTCGGGTTACCACTATTTTTACTATTTATGTATATCATTTTTATGTTAACTTTTGATTGGCTCGGTTCGCCTTTAGCGGATTTGTTGGATGGCTTTATTTCAGGACCAATATCATCATTGTTAGCAAATGGACTTGAGGTAATCGGTGCTTCGGAGTTTATTCAATCGTTGGTACTTGATGGCATTGTGGCAGGGGTTGGTGGAGTATTAGTATTTGTACCACAAATTTTTATCTTGTTTCTATTAATCTCATTCCTTGAAGATTCAGGATATTTAGCGAGAGTAGCTGTAGTGATGGATAGATTAATGGAGGCAATTGGCTTAAATGGAAAGGCATTTATTCCTATGATTATTGGTTTCGGATGTAACGTCCCAGGTGTTATGGCAGCTAGAACAATTGAGCAACCGAAAGAGCGACTGTTAACAATATTATTAACTCCTTTAATGTCTTGCTCAGCAAGATTACCTGTATATGCGTTGTTTGCAGGGGCGTTCTTTATTAAACATCAAGCTGTCATCGTATTTTCATTGTATGTATTAGGAATTGTTGTTGCGATGGTGCTAGCAAAATTGTTCTCTAGTATATTTTTCAAAGGAGAAAAATCACTGTTCGTCATGGAACTACCTCCTTATCGCATCCCTCAATTGTTAACATTGTCACGTAGTACGTGGGAGAAGGGAAAGGGATTTTTGAAAAAAGCGGGAACAATCATTTTTGCAGGTTCTGTTTTTATTTGGTTGTTAACATACTTTGGACCAAGTGGTGTCGCTGAACAAATGGATAATAGCTTTTTAGCTTTAATAGGTGGTTATATAGCTCCTTTATTTGCCCCTTTAGGATTTGGCACATGGCAAGCTGCCGCTTCGTTGATGACAGGTTTTTTTGCAAAAGAAGTTGTCGTATCGACGATGAATATTATTTACTATGCGCCTAACACAGACTCTTTACAAGGCATGCTATCACAATATTATACACCAATCTCCGCTATTAGCTTTATGTCATTTGTCCTTTTATACGTACCTTGTCTTGCAACAGTAGCTACGATAAAAAAAGAATCGAATTCGACGAAATGGACACTTTTTTCAGTTGGATATGCCCTAGTAATTGCTTATGTAATTTCTTTACTTATTTATCAAGTCGGAAAAATGTTTTTATAG
- a CDS encoding molybdenum cofactor biosynthesis protein MoaE, with the protein MDNKNFSLTEDPIRVQELIDKVVRREAGAVTTFIGTVREFTKGKRTLFLQYESYVTMAEKKLAQIGEEITEKWPDAKVAITHRIGRLEISDIAVVIAVSTPHRKDAYEANEYAIERIKQIVPIWKKEHWENGEKWIGDQLEQNEYPTGQPEEEHIND; encoded by the coding sequence ATGGACAATAAAAATTTTTCATTGACTGAAGATCCAATTCGAGTTCAAGAATTAATAGATAAAGTAGTTAGGCGTGAAGCAGGAGCGGTAACTACTTTCATCGGTACAGTGAGAGAGTTTACAAAGGGAAAGCGAACTTTATTTTTACAATATGAATCATATGTTACGATGGCTGAAAAAAAACTAGCACAAATAGGTGAAGAAATAACAGAGAAATGGCCTGATGCTAAAGTAGCGATCACTCATCGAATCGGTAGGTTAGAAATATCAGACATTGCAGTGGTCATTGCTGTATCAACACCTCACAGAAAAGATGCTTATGAGGCGAATGAGTATGCGATTGAACGTATAAAGCAAATTGTTCCTATTTGGAAAAAAGAGCATTGGGAAAATGGTGAAAAATGGATTGGAGATCAACTGGAACAAAATGAATACCCAACAGGACAACCTGAGGAGGAGCATATCAATGATTAA
- a CDS encoding sigma 54-interacting transcriptional regulator, translating to MFKIFLIQLQHTEKGVILIEIRQITSFQFIKVVPTSSVREVLQAFLHFRQDIACVLNNKKFVGIVTKYSLYRCLLDSGDLAKEITPYIKKNVVTLNENDNVYYAKDLLVQENVGHAIVLNDQQRVVGVLTKSELIRGLITESQSLTERLNLLINNLEESVISVNLHLTITSVNTSATNILNYEKNQLINHSIEEISPAISNYLKSTIQSKTIIKHKQLSIGTTSVIASFIPLLQWQTVTGGMVVLKDITDYEQVARDLVSTKQSANYFTHIISRSERMEDLKQQALIAAQSFSTILISGKSGTGKELIADGIHFSSGRKGKFIKINCAAIPEELLEAEIFGYTSGAFTGAKKGGKPGKFELAHEGTLFLDEIGDMPLSLQAKLLRVLQEREFERVGGTKTIKVDVRIIAATNKNLIELIAKGNFREDLYYRINVIQLHIPPLNERMEDIPLLCNHFIEKCNAKTKRTIVGISNGGIEKLQQYDWPGNVRQLENIIERAYHFTNTKWIEPLHIQFEELTHGLQQTQPTFHSFNNGYFTNQKNLLKESEKSLIIQALIQTNGNRTKAAHLLGISRSTLYEKIKNYAIKEQTHYM from the coding sequence ATATTCAAAATTTTTTTAATACAATTACAACATACGGAAAAGGGGGTTATCCTTATAGAAATTCGTCAAATCACTTCATTTCAATTTATCAAAGTAGTACCTACGAGCTCCGTTCGTGAAGTTCTTCAAGCTTTTTTACACTTTCGTCAGGATATCGCTTGCGTATTAAATAACAAAAAATTCGTAGGAATTGTCACCAAATATTCCCTCTATCGTTGTTTACTTGATTCAGGAGATTTAGCAAAAGAAATCACTCCATACATAAAAAAAAACGTAGTAACACTTAATGAAAATGATAATGTATATTATGCAAAAGACTTGCTAGTGCAAGAAAATGTTGGTCATGCCATCGTTCTAAACGATCAACAAAGAGTGGTAGGCGTACTTACAAAGTCTGAACTCATTCGAGGATTAATAACAGAAAGTCAAAGCTTAACAGAACGTCTCAATTTATTAATTAATAACTTAGAAGAGTCCGTTATCTCTGTTAACTTACATCTCACAATTACATCCGTTAACACATCTGCAACTAATATCCTTAACTATGAAAAAAACCAACTTATAAATCACTCTATTGAAGAAATCTCTCCAGCAATTTCAAATTATTTAAAATCTACAATTCAATCTAAGACCATTATTAAGCATAAGCAACTATCGATAGGTACAACATCAGTGATTGCTTCTTTTATTCCTCTGCTACAATGGCAAACAGTGACTGGGGGAATGGTAGTTTTAAAGGATATTACTGATTATGAGCAGGTTGCTAGAGATTTAGTATCTACGAAACAAAGCGCAAATTATTTTACACACATTATTTCTCGAAGTGAAAGAATGGAAGACTTAAAACAACAAGCACTAATAGCCGCACAATCGTTTTCTACTATTCTAATTTCTGGAAAAAGTGGCACAGGGAAAGAATTAATAGCAGATGGTATCCATTTTTCATCAGGTAGAAAAGGGAAATTCATCAAAATTAACTGTGCAGCCATTCCTGAAGAGCTGTTAGAAGCAGAGATTTTCGGCTATACTTCTGGTGCCTTTACTGGTGCGAAAAAAGGAGGAAAACCAGGTAAATTTGAATTAGCCCATGAAGGTACCCTGTTTTTAGATGAAATAGGTGATATGCCCTTATCTCTCCAAGCAAAGCTATTACGTGTTTTACAAGAAAGAGAGTTTGAAAGAGTTGGTGGCACAAAAACGATCAAGGTTGACGTGAGAATTATAGCAGCTACAAATAAGAATTTAATTGAGTTAATAGCTAAAGGAAATTTTAGAGAAGATTTATACTATCGAATAAATGTCATTCAACTCCATATCCCTCCTTTAAATGAACGTATGGAGGACATCCCTTTACTATGTAATCACTTCATTGAAAAATGTAATGCCAAAACAAAGCGCACTATCGTTGGTATTTCAAACGGTGGCATTGAAAAGCTTCAACAATATGATTGGCCAGGCAATGTACGACAACTTGAGAATATTATTGAACGAGCTTATCACTTTACTAATACAAAATGGATTGAGCCACTACATATTCAATTTGAAGAGCTTACACATGGACTTCAACAAACACAACCTACTTTTCATAGCTTTAATAATGGATATTTTACTAATCAAAAAAATCTACTGAAAGAGTCTGAAAAATCACTGATCATTCAAGCGCTTATCCAAACAAACGGTAATCGAACTAAAGCCGCTCATTTGTTAGGAATTAGTCGCTCCACGCTTTATGAAAAAATAAAAAACTATGCTATAAAAGAGCAAACCCATTATATGTAA
- a CDS encoding FeoB-associated Cys-rich membrane protein: MVINIVLGTLIIGYAAFMLLKSLKRSSKGKCANCSSACQLPCDHTSKVHDEVSQAPEEHTVK, from the coding sequence ATGGTAATAAATATTGTCCTTGGAACATTGATTATCGGTTATGCGGCATTCATGCTCTTAAAATCATTAAAACGTAGCTCAAAAGGAAAATGTGCAAATTGTTCAAGTGCTTGCCAGCTTCCATGTGATCATACTTCAAAAGTACATGATGAAGTTTCACAAGCTCCAGAAGAGCATACAGTTAAATAA